Part of the Quercus robur chromosome 5, dhQueRobu3.1, whole genome shotgun sequence genome, AATTTTCATatcatatattttgaaaaaagtaaaatagaaaaatatattttgttaaattttactTATATTGACGTATTATGAATTAAGTTTTTATCATGaaattttacttgtattgtacGTActataaattaagttttttatCATGAAATTTTACTTGGATTGTACgtattatatatgtaaaaaaaaaaaaaagattttcaaaaGGTACAAATGTGggtatttaaaatttgaaagaatttaTGCAGCAACTTTAAAATTATTTGGTACTCGCAAGTAGATTGCTGCACCGACATGTCCCACCAGATTGATTTAGATTCCTAGTTATTGCATCTGGGTCGTTAATCATGTAATCCAACAGTCAAACACTGATGCCTCTGGCATGCCATATGGCCGTATAGTAGCCAGAAAGGTAGGCCTCACGATTAGATGATAGCTATCAATCACCCTGCGGAGTAGGTCCCACATCTCATCATCTCTCTGTATAACAATATCAATAGaaataacattatttatatccaaaatgttaaaattacGATTCTTCGTTTGAACTATCAGGAACGACGgtaaatttattcatttaatttaagatttttttttatatggacaCTTGAGCTACTATTGAGTAATGGTGTACTacgttaaaatttaaataaaaagtggAGTAGTGacaagaggggaaaaaaatataggATCACACCCACATCACAATTATAGTATGCTAAAGTATgagtagtgaaaaaaaaatattcatataaaattgataaagagtCGATTACAATTtatcatataaaataattataaaaaatagaatgtgATTGTATCCTAGGCTATTTTACAACAATtgtaaacaacaattttaagaaaaaattttaatttataacgTACATTTTTTATGATAGTCCTTTATCATTATATCAAAAACAGTCTATTTttatgataattctttatcattataccaAAACATTAATCAATTATTGTAGCAAGTTGTTTTTGTACTACTATTGTTATTTGGCCGCTGTAAATTCAACTAATTAGTTGTACAATAAAGTGGATAAACATTAAATTTTGCCATGGTTTTTTCAACCTTCGTGTACTTTCTACCAGTACTTTTCTTCAGTAACTTCAACTATTCAcactttttaatcttttttgttatttttgctaattattgttatttggcCACTGTAAATTCAATTGATTAGTTGTACAATAAAGTGAATAAACATTAAATTTTGCCATGGTTTTTTCAACCTTCATGTGCTTTCTACCAGTACTTTTCTTCAGTAACTTCAACTATTCAcactttttaatcttttttgtttttttttgctaattattttttttatcgtTCCTTCCCGCGCTTTAAATCTCACTTTACACACCTCCATCTCCGGCTTCAATTCTGATAGTCAAAGTTTTGTGCCTCCTTTTTCAACTCAAAATCTCTATCTTTCAAGCACTTTACCTCCCAAAAGGGCCAAAACCCTTTTCCTCAGACTTCAATTTCCTTGGTATTGAAGCTCTCGAATATTCTTTCCCTACAAGCTACAATTCCTCCAAAAATTTTCATGCCCCAAACCACACTTCCAATTACTCTCTtccatttcttttaattaaaaacatggaTACAATGAAACCCAAATCAGCCTTCAACAACAAGAGCAAACTAGCTAGGACTTTCCAAAAGGTCATTAACCTCAGAACAGCCACAAAAATTGCCTCAAACAATGGCATTTGCTTACTCACTTCACAACCCAAAGTCAAGGAAGATTATTTCACAGATtgtaataataagaagaagtcCCAGCAATTCGACAAGCACAATGAAGAAACCAAAGCTAAACAGAGAGCAGTGTTTGAAGCTTTGGTGGCTAAGCTTTTCGCTGGCATTACTTCGATCAAAGCTGCTTATGCTGAACTACAAATGGCTCAGAGTCCGTACAacagtgaaggcattcaggtCGCGGACCAGGCTGTGGTGGATGAGCTGAAAGCGATTTCTGAGCTCAAGAGAAGCTTTTTCAAGAAAGAACTTGATCTTTCACCGCAAGTCACTCTCATGCTCGCTGAGATTCAAGAGCAACAGAGCTTGATGAGAACTTACCAAATCACCATCAAGAAGCTCCAGAATGAGGCAGACCACAAAGACTCTGACATTTCTTCGCTTCAAAACCAGCTCGACGACTCGGTTTCATTCAACAAGTCCTTAGAGAAGAGGCTAAACGCAACTGGGCCTCTGTCAATGTTCGATAATCTTAAGCTTAACAAGCTCAATGTCACGCATTTTGTTCAGTTCCTCCACCACACACTAAGATCCACTCGTAGTTTCGTGAAGTTAATGATTCGAGAAATGGAATCAGCGAACTGGGATCTCGACGAAGCAGTGAAATTCATCGAGCCAGACGCTGTTTTCACAAACCCAAATCACCGATCCTTCGTTTTCGAATCCTTCGTTTGCAAAACCATGCTCGAAGGTTTCAACTTCCCTCACTTTTCACCGAGCGACACTcacaatcatcatcatcatcaacaacaaaagcaaCAAGAACAACAGGACAAACATCGCAGCCGCCTCTGTTTCGACAAGTTTAAGAAGCTCACAAACGTTAATCCTAGGCGCTATCTCTTCGAGAACCCAAACTCTTCCTTCGGGAAGTTCTGTCGGGCCAAGTACCTAAACCTCGTACACGCGAAAATGGAATGCTCTCTGTTCGGTAACTTGAATCAGCGAAAGGTCATAACCTCTGGGGGTGTCCCCGATTCATCTTTCTTCGTAGCGTATGCTGAGATGGCGAAGCGCGTGTGGCTTTTGCACTGCTTGGCTTTCTCGTTTGATGAAGAGGTAACAATCTTTCAGGTAAGGAAAAATTGTAGATTCTCTGAGGTCTACATGGAATGTGTGGCTGAAGATTCTATGTTCTTGTCCGGTGAAATTGATAGTGGTGGTGATGGTAGTTGCAGTAACAATGGCGAGCTTCGAGTGTGTTTCACAGTTGTGCCAGGGTTTAAGCTCGGAAAAACTGTGATACAAAGTCAGGTTTATATGTTTCCGGCTATTACTAGCAACTAGCTAGTAGTCTTTTAGTATTTCCGACGAGCGAGTTGCTAAAGAGTTTTGTATAATGTCAAAGTTATTACGGTGGTCACGCGCTTAATCACACGCTGCAATGTCAGATTGGGggtaaaaatctaaaaatgttTAGTCTTTGCTAGTTCTTTATAATGGCCAATTATGGGTCATATTAGATGCATAATATCATATAGTAATGtgtatattgtattttttttttcaagggcccatgtaacaaaaattgaacaaaGTGGGTTGCTTGCTTTTGGACTTTTGGTGTGCATAAAATCTTTAGATAGTGTTTCATTTTTTGTGCAAGAtaattgttgtttttgattCGAAGTTAAAAAAACAGAGATAAATGTATGTATAAGAGATATGTGCAGTAAATGAATGTACAAATAAACaacattttctttatgtttgcaTGTAATGTAAAGGATACTCTCAAAATACAAGATGTGATGGGTGGCgcgtgggttttttttttttttttttttttttttcaacttttaagcATATGACATGTTTGGTTAATAGTGGCTGATTGAGTGGGAACAGTCATGGCAATGGCAATGGCGTATGGTCCCAGACGTGAAAGTGGTTCAGAGGGCATATGATCTAGATTTGGATCATAGTGAGAGAGCTGAGGCTTGAGAGAGGGGTGATCAGGTTGAGGGGACACGAACTTTTGTTATGTTTTGTGAAAGTAAATTTCGTTGTTTACATTGCAGTACAGAACATTTGCATAAAAGTGTTCAATGTTATACACATTTGTTTAATTGACAATGTAAATTTTACGTTGACAGTccaatataaagatataattGTCCATAAAGAAGCATTAAGTCTCCGTTTGGAtaccaatgaaaaataaaaattctttcattatttaacttatttttgctactatttatagatcacactgcactttttggtattatttatgagcctcactgtattatttcagctaatttttacttttatctagagtattttcagtttcaacaaaataaacggtatccaaacagatgTTAAGGGCAAGCTGGTTAGGTTAGAGAGTTCAAATGTCATGTTTAAACACCAACACCGAAAACTATGGCCCCAAAAATATCAATGTTTTGTGTGGATCTACGATTctgtatttgtttatattgattGTGAAAGAGAAGATAGCAAGAGCAAGTTGCATTGATTATAAATGCATTATAGTTATACATAATAATTGCAAGTACTGCTAAGTGCCAACTGCTCTGCATCTAGCTTTCTTAGTATTTGTATAATTTGACTCATTATGTTGCAGATTTAAATATATCGACTTGTCTCTATTAGCAAACTGAGAAGGGCAGTTTCGATTCTCATTCTAGCCGTGTAGTAGAAATCCGTGGGCAATTAATTGAACTGGTTATGGTCACACAATGTCATATTTGGTTCAGTGATGCTTGGACTTCTAGTGGAACCATGAGTCAGTGTTCACGAGCACACGTCTGTACTGTGTATGCCCACCAAGCGAATTACTGAAATTTCTCTACCATgtacttctttttttaactgCAACCCTATACTTCTTACCCTCTTTGTCTTTGGAGTTGGGACAAGCCAATGTTTTAAcataataactaaaataatggTCTAGTTTTAATACTAGGAATTATAGATTAAGGAATATTAAAAAGTTCAATTATCAGCTATGATTTacatttgttttcaaaaactatCCAAGGTGGATGCATgtgtttttactattttatatatatatatatatatatatatttgttttagacttttagtatttaaaaagataaaatattaaataatcaaATGTCAAGTACTCCTACATCTTAACAAATCATTTGATTGAGAGTTTAATTTCATCTTAAACAACCTTTTAAAagcattatttttttgaagtacAACTTTACTTTTGATAGGAATGATCCCTTCACACAATTACGACAAAGACTCCAGCAGCGCCACATAGTTGTCATTCAACACAGACCCCCTTAATTCGATGTTCACATCACCGGTTTCATGATGGATCCTCTAGCCCATACTCACCACTCGTCCAACTTAGGTGTTTAGTTGTcagtgattctcaaaaaaagaaaaaaataaataaataaagtgtttAGTTGTCAGAAGTTCCATCCCCCAACATTGAAGGCCCTTCCTATTGAGAGCATTCACAATGGAAAATATtgttctattctattttaccatctcaaaaaattactttatcaattatactatatcattttacaacacacctaatctctcaatttttattttcttactcTACTCATTAAAACaatatatctacacaataaaatatattttccaaaatatattCTCAtcacctctttctctctcttcctctcctctttctcttttttctcaatCATTcctagggcccgtttggtttgCCAACTCAAAAcatagtgttcagtgtttaaacactaaacactAGTGTCCAAATTTAAGAACAATCCGTTTGGTGATGGTGCTTAAAATAGGATTGTTTGAAAACTACTACTCAAAAACCTGTGTTTGAAACACTATTTTTGAAACATGGTCCGGccacattttaaacaataaacagCGTTTCTGATGGcattattgtaataaaattgacaCTGGATTTTCACTGTGAACAAACCCAGATCAATATCACAACCACCTTTTTCGCCTAGCAACATTCATTTCACTAGTCATTTGCCTAGCAACAATCACCCACAACACGGACCCAAATCACTGCTACACCACCAGCCACCCCAGCAAATCACAACAAcaatcccaaaacaaaaattcgAAGAAAAACCCACCATCAATTCATGCCAATCTTTAAAGTGATCGGACTTGCCACTGCCACTGAACCCCAACAAACcaccaatcaccaccaccatgccACACGCCAACCGGAAAAGCCATTAAATCATAAACCAACAAACCCATTAAATCAGAAAACCAACAAACCCATTATTTTGGTACCCACGCGATCAAAATCCAATCTCCACAGAACCCACGCGATCAAAACTCCAACGGAATGGAGCCCACACCGATCTAAACTCGATCTCCACGGAACGTCGGAACCCACTCGATCAAAACCCCATTGGAACGAAACCCATGCAATCAAAACCCGATCTCCATATACGTTGATCAAAACTCCGATCTCCATAGAACCCACGTTGATTAAAACTCCATTGGAAGCCACCTGATCTTCTTCCGCCGATCAAAACCCCATCGAAAcccacccaaaatcaaaacccatctcGCGCACGCCGATCGGTGAACGGAGCCGTGAATCTTCTTTGGCGTCGATGGAGATGAGGACGTGCGTGGGTTTGGCGTCGGCTGATCGGCTGATCGGTGAACGGAGCCGTGGATCTTCTTTGGCGTCGATGGAGATGAGGACATGCGTGGGTTTGGCATCGGCTGATCGGCTGATCGGTGAATGGAGCCGTGGATCTTCTTTGGCGTGGGTTtggcttttttgttttctgctcTGAGGGAAGACTGAAGACTGAAGAGAAAGGGATAAAGacagaagaaaaggaaaagaagggataaaaaacggattaaaaaattattatttaatacgTTAGTCAgcttttttttatcaaacaaaacatacataccaaacacatattttacattttttaaacactgaaaaacattgtttaaacaatgataccaaacacatttttttgttttattcacacTAAAAACACGTTGttcaacaacactttttaaaccacaatttttacatctttttaaacaacaatttttaaaaactacaACCAAACGGGCCCCTAGTCTCTTTTCCTCTTCATTTATGTGTCTAAAATacaccataaaaaaatatttttaaaaacccagccaccaccactgccACTCACATCCGAGCAAACCTACCCACTTAGACCAGCAAacccaccaacaacaacaacaaacacaaaaaactgcCACCACAAGAaccaccaagaaaaaaaaaacacacacacacacaaattgcCAAATACCACTGGAAACCCACCACAAAAATCACCAAACCCACCACTCAGACACCAAACCTATCACCAATCTAAGCAAACCCACAACTCAAACCACTAGACCACCCACCGACCACAACCGCAAGAAAGAGCCAccacagagaaaaaaaaaacataaaaaagccTTCAaaaaccaccaacaacaaccacaTCCACAAGAAACAATGACCACATAATCaccaagaggaaaaaaaaacacacaaagaaATTGTCTATCTCGCAAACAACCACAACACTGAAACCCACCACCGCCAATCTTGCCGATCTAGAAACCCACCACATTGATCTCCACCTCGCCATTCCACCACGCTAATCAGCACCACCGACCCAGACCTATGCCACCACACAACCCatgctgccaccaccaccacatcaACGAAACTTTTATGCCATGCCTACCTCTGCTGCTACCACCACCACATGGGGTTTTGGGTTTCAGAAAATGTAGTTTCTGGTTTGAGGAGTTGAGAGGGCAGGATAAGaagaagggagagagaagagatggaaGATGGAGAGAATTagagaaatgaaagaaatagtgataaactataaatttatatgGTACTATAGagggaataaaatatattaaaaattatacaatgtgaaagttcaaatagtgtgtaaaacacctataaatgtttagacccccaaattaaaaataccaatacaagcttataatcaaacaatatatgtgcggaaaattaaatataagctataaccaaatttgtaacacactctaaaccataattaataaCCAACACAGCaataattaaaaggtaaagagaaagagaagaaatatgcaaacacaaagataacacggcgatgtgttatcgaagaggaaaccgaaatactcggcgaaaaacctcttcgccgccctccaaacggtcaataatccattagagaataaagttgggatacatgaatagtagaagaccctccaagcctaatctacccagtgcacctaagccctccaagcttcttgctccaatagggttacgccgaaccttgtcttctctagcatACCGAATCCCACAATAGCCCATTGCATTAACCAAAATGAATTAATCCCTTCTAAACTGCTTCCTAAACACCAAAATACCTCATtactgatatgggtatggtgggataaggatttggctaaatgtacctctcaaggatatatcaatggagagggtgggagtaaaggaatttggagaatcaaaagatgaagattggTGAATGAgtaaatcttgtttttctctagagtttctttctcaaaattctccCTGGgaactctctacatttcgtgggtataagggtatttatagtagggtgtatGAGGAATGCGAAATGTCAGTTTTCATCAAACAGGATATTCTGGCAACTCGACCTCACGATTGGAacgagtcgcgagctaactgcctagccagactggaagttttgtcctgtagtactccagCTGTCGTGACCCtttagctcccctgcatgcttcacatgtgtgccacctttggcgactcgccagttacgagatccagtcgtgaggcTTTTCTTGAGTGCACACTTTTTGAgctttcttcacactctctcacacactacccttacataattcccacctaaatacatggtatctaattgctaaattacaagcaaatttggcacagaataaaaccaacacatgattgaataaattcaactttacacaATGGAGTTACAATGTGATTCTACATTTAAAACCGCATTGTagcacaattgcaaattttttgcaataatcaGCTTTTACAAGTCCGGATGGAGTAGGGGTTTTGGGCTTTTATGCTAAATTGAACCAACATATGACATATGCCATttccaatgtgaatgctctgaGCCATGCTACCCATACAACGAAGATGTTATGTTGTCCAATAAAGTATCGTGGGCGACCTTGAACACAAACTGTCTAAACCTCCATCCACTTGTCTAACCATCTAGATGAATACACTTCAATTAAAGtacttagagcattcccattgaAGATGTTAAAAGTGCTAAAATGctattttataactcaaaacaCTAATATATGCTCTACATCAAAGGTGccaaatcttaaaagttttagCAACTTGCTATAATAAGGTGCTACAACTAACACCTTACGATAGCAAATTGctaaaacttttaagatttgaCACCTTTGATGTAGAGCATATATCAGTGTTTTGAGCTATAAAATAGCAAgttgctatatttttttttattattttctctttctttttcactctctttctctctctttgggtctctttctttctttgtctccAGAATCTTCTTTTTTGTAGCTCTTGCTCTCTCTCTAGTTTGTGTTATGTGTCATGGGTGAGGTTGAAGATTGTTAGTCCCACGGTGGTGTCCTACGAAGTGTAGATCGGCGactgtggtggtggttgttcaTTGTTTTGGTCAAtggttttggatttggatttgggtggTGGTCTCTAGtcctttttattgttttttctgGGTAGAGGATTGGGCATTGGACTGGAGGAGGTGATTGTCATTTGGGTAAGTGATTGTTCCAATTTGGATCATGGTGGTTGTGATTTTTTCAAATAAGtttgtggtgggtttgtgggtGGTGGATGAGtttgttgttttgggttttggcaAATTTCGATGAGTTTGTGGTTTTGGTGGTAGTTGTTGATTATGGCGTGTTGGTGGGTTGAGGCCGTGGATCAATCGATCTCTATTGGGTGAAATCTTTCTCTGGTGCGTGTGGGTTGATTGATTCGGTGgttggttgtgggtttgatgTGGGTGGTGGCTTGGGTGGTGAGGGTGGTGACATTGAATAGGTGGTGTCTGGTGGTGGCCATGAGGGGGTGGGTTGGTTGTTTTTGCTTGGAGAAGAAAAACACAcgcagagaaagagagaaagatagaataaaaatgaattataaacaataaataaataatattttaatgaagtggtaaaaaaaataaagcttttGATGTatggtgtattataaagtggagtgttaaaattgataaagtagtattttgagatgttaaaattgataaagtagtattttgtggtgggtttgtgggtGGTGGATAAGtttgttgttttgggttttggcaAATTTCGATGAGTTTGTGGTTTTGGTGGTAGTTGTTGATTATGGCGTGTTGGTGGGTTGAGGCCGTGGATCAATCGATCTCTATTGGGTGAAATCTTTCTCTGGTGCGTGTGGGTTGATTGATTCGGTGgttggttgtgggtttgatgTGGGTGGTGGCTTGGGTGGTGAGGGTGGTGACATTGAATAGGTGGTGTCTGGTGGTGGCCATGAGGGGGTGGGTTGGTTGTTTTTGCTTGGAGAAGAAAAACACAcgcagagaaagagagaaagatagaataaaaatgaattataaacaataaataaataatattttaatgaagtggtaaaaaaaataaagcttttGATGTatggtgtattataaagtggagtgttaaaattgataaagtagtattttgagatgttaaatgctatttttttgacatatttgatgtgaatgctcttacagAAACCTTCAGACTTCAAGCACGAGATATCCACCCACCAACCCACATTCCCAAGTTACAGGGCACAAACTCCAATGATCTCGCTGCCATTAACTTCACACCAACCACACCTTCTGTCGCACCTCCACTAAGGAATGTAGCCAAAATCATAGAAGGTAGTCAAAGCCCCTATATAAGTACCAAATCCTCTCCATTCCAAGGTATGAGTGAAAAACCCTAACTCTTCTATTGTTAGAGTTCATTTAGGTTTCTTAGGgttcgtttggatacaacttatttttgctgaaattgaaaactaaaaacactgtagcaaaataatttttaaatgtgtaaatagtaccataggacccatttttaaattttttttttctgaataaagtggttgtgggtcccatgaacagtgctgcTACAGTGATAATTGTCTCCCTGAAACgcgtgaaaagaaaaaaagaaagaaaaaagaaaggaaaacactGAAATTTGAAATGCAGACGCCCGCAACCCGAATACAAACACATACTTAAGAGTTTATGACTTAAGCATTGGAGGAGCTTTAGCTTGCCCTATACCATTGCTCTCCAATAGTGTGATTCTTTTTGCAGGCTTTATGGTGCCCCTTGTTTGGACGATTACCTCATTGATTCTCCTTTCATCATCAACTTTTGCATACTAAACACAATGAACAAATGAGAATAAATTCATCCAAAACATATACTTAGAATACTTGTTAAtaaagtactaaaaaaaaaaagaataaaactattaatttaatcatttttattgctttgCTTGCTACAAATTTTCTAGTCATTATATATGTAGGGTTTTACTAACGTATTAgtaaatcattttagaaaattttttatgaaaaaatgaaaaaaataactaactaatttgataactttttcaattttttataaaatattttctattatgGATGGTTAATGTATGATTGGTGTCAATGTTGTTATTGTATTAAAGTTGTATTGtattcaagggaaaaaaaaaaaaaaaaaaaaaaaaaagcaagggTACACACATGATAaatttttggtgatttattttTCACATCTTATTGAATTAGCAAAATATAATTGGTAGCAATACGGTTGTTATCTGACATTACTACTATTatcattttatgattttatgaCACAAGTCACATCACCAGATGtgaaatttatttgttaaatttctTGGCCTACTTAtactttttcaaaagaaaattattaaaaagcaTCATTTTTTCGCAGCTTTCGGTGGCATGTAGAAAGAGTTTAGGACTTTCTATCTTcactgtcaaaaaaaaaaaaaaagaaaaaaaaaagaaagagtttaGGACTGAGCCACAGTCTCAGTCTGAGGGAGTACTGATACGCGTGTAGTGTAGTGTAGTAAACGAGTGGTATCTAATCTTAACTAACATCAAAGAATTATAGATGCTACATAATAATAAGTAAACGATCGTTGAGACTAATATGACAAGCAGTTTTAATCACTCACATGTAGTGCACATGGGAGAAAACAATATAAGGGAGCTAGGTGTAGATAGATGAATGAGACAAGATTGAGTGACACTTGAGGGTGGAACAAAATTGATTCaagtaaaggcagagatatCTAATCTGGACAATACCTGtcgttttgtattttttatttatgagaaTACCTGTCATTTTGAAGAcaagggtatttttttttttggagagagtttcaacttatggcgtccgcttctgatgatagctctttatcatcagaccaagacaccaatcagttttttaaTGTTGGTGGAGATTGaatcccagatctcttatacaatcataaaaaactttaccaattgagctaactggaacccattTAAAACAAGGTTATCTATCAGTATCAAATAGACAAGAATATAGCTGTGGACCTGTGGTCACACCCTGCGAGATTGAGAGATAAATGGGTTGGTACTTCGGCTCTGTTAAAAAGGCCGGCATATAACCAAAAACCATTTAGACTTGTTTCGGCACTTCCAATGtgactttgttttattatttattgggaAGCGGCCCGGCTGTTATTTTTAGCTGGCCCGGTTGGCCCAGTTTTCCACCTCCTAATTCTCTCTTTCTACGAGGTGGATggatatatgaaaaaattaattaccagattttttaaaagaaattttaaaaaattgaaagtttgtaGTGGGAGGTATTTTA contains:
- the LOC126726275 gene encoding protein GRAVITROPIC IN THE LIGHT 1, which encodes MDTMKPKSAFNNKSKLARTFQKVINLRTATKIASNNGICLLTSQPKVKEDYFTDCNNKKKSQQFDKHNEETKAKQRAVFEALVAKLFAGITSIKAAYAELQMAQSPYNSEGIQVADQAVVDELKAISELKRSFFKKELDLSPQVTLMLAEIQEQQSLMRTYQITIKKLQNEADHKDSDISSLQNQLDDSVSFNKSLEKRLNATGPLSMFDNLKLNKLNVTHFVQFLHHTLRSTRSFVKLMIREMESANWDLDEAVKFIEPDAVFTNPNHRSFVFESFVCKTMLEGFNFPHFSPSDTHNHHHHQQQKQQEQQDKHRSRLCFDKFKKLTNVNPRRYLFENPNSSFGKFCRAKYLNLVHAKMECSLFGNLNQRKVITSGGVPDSSFFVAYAEMAKRVWLLHCLAFSFDEEVTIFQVRKNCRFSEVYMECVAEDSMFLSGEIDSGGDGSCSNNGELRVCFTVVPGFKLGKTVIQSQVYMFPAITSN